The Cetobacterium somerae sequence CTTTACAAATGATGTCAGAAGAGTTATTAAAAACTTTAGAGAGATTAAATTTAACTTTATTAGATAAAAGTATAGAGTTTGATAATGTTATAAAAATGGGAAGAACACACCTTCAAGATGCTGTACCAATTAGATTAGGACAAGAATTTAAAGCGTATGCTCAACCGATAGCTAGAGATATAAAGAGAATTAAGATAGCTTTGGAAGATTTAAAAACAGTTAATATGGGTGCAACTGCAGTAGGAACAGGAATTAATGCTGATACAAAATATGTTGAGGATGTTGTTAGAATTTTGTCTGAGGTAACTAATGTTGATTTTGTTCAAGCAGATGACTTAGTTGATGGAACAAGAAATTTAGATAGCTTTGTATGGTTATCTTCAGCATTAAAAGTAGCAGCTGTAAATTTATCAAAAATGGCAAATGATTTAAGATTAATGGCATCAGGACCAAAAACAGGATTAGCAGAGATTAACTTACCTCAACAACAGCCTGGATCTTCAATAATGCCTGGAAAAGTAAATCCAGTGATTCCTGAAGTAATGAACCAAGTATGTTTCCAAATATTCGGGAATGATCAAACAGTAACAAAAGCAGCAGAAGCAGGTCAATTAGAGCTGAATGTATTTGAACCAGTATTGTTCTTTAATTTATTCCAATCGATAGAAATTTTAAAGAATGGAGTTAATACTCTAATAGATAATTGTTTAGTTGGAATTACTGCAAATAAAGAGAGATGTCAGCAACTTGTTGATATGAGTGTTGGAACAATAACGGCTTTAAATCCACATATTGGATATAAAAATGCAGCAGATATAGCAAAGACATCTATAAAAACAGGTGTTTCAGTAGTAGATTTAATTTTGGAAAGAAAATTATTAACAAAAGAGGAATTAGATATAATTTTAAATCCTTTTGAAATGACAAAACCAGGAATTCCAGGAAAAAGTTTATTAAAAAATAGATAATATAAAAAAGAGGTCAAATTTTTGACCTCTTTTATTTTTCTAAAAATGAAATGAGATTTTGTTCAGGAATTATAGTATCGCCATTATGGATAATAAGATAGTTTCTAATTTGACTAGTTTCCAAAACAACTTTAATATTGTCATCTTCATAAAATTCTTTTGTATAATTATTAAAAATAATACCTTGAATAGGTATTTGTTTTTCTTTTAAAAAGCTAAGAGTTAACATTGTGTGGTTTATAGCTCCAACTTTTGTAGAACAAACGAGTATTATTGATAGATTTAAATCTTTTATAAAATCAAACATGAAATATTTATTCCGTATT is a genomic window containing:
- a CDS encoding aspartate ammonia-lyase, whose product is MVKDLEKFRLESDSIGTIQVPAEAYYGVQSLRGKNNFYITGYKLGNDFIKALAYVKKASAIANFEAGMLDEDVVNAIVKASEEIIDGKFMDQFITDVIQGGAGTSMNMNMNEVIANRAGELLGGELGKYDKVHPNDHVNYGQSTNDVIPTAGKLALQMMSEELLKTLERLNLTLLDKSIEFDNVIKMGRTHLQDAVPIRLGQEFKAYAQPIARDIKRIKIALEDLKTVNMGATAVGTGINADTKYVEDVVRILSEVTNVDFVQADDLVDGTRNLDSFVWLSSALKVAAVNLSKMANDLRLMASGPKTGLAEINLPQQQPGSSIMPGKVNPVIPEVMNQVCFQIFGNDQTVTKAAEAGQLELNVFEPVLFFNLFQSIEILKNGVNTLIDNCLVGITANKERCQQLVDMSVGTITALNPHIGYKNAADIAKTSIKTGVSVVDLILERKLLTKEELDIILNPFEMTKPGIPGKSLLKNR